The Streptococcus toyakuensis genome has a window encoding:
- a CDS encoding TIGR01440 family protein, with product MKEKDIQRDTSQIVKDVLEKANLKQGSIFVLGLSSSEVIGGQIGKESSQEIGEIIVKTILDILEGNGLHLAVQGCEHVNRALVVERQVAEQFGLEIVSVLPTLHAGGSGQLAAFKFMQDPVEVEFIKAHAGLDIGDTAIGMHVKHVQVPIRPLLREIGHAHVTALASRPKLIGGARAHYPQDSIRKS from the coding sequence ATGAAGGAAAAAGACATTCAAAGAGACACAAGCCAGATTGTAAAAGATGTATTAGAAAAGGCCAATTTGAAGCAAGGATCCATTTTTGTTTTGGGCCTTTCTTCTAGTGAGGTGATAGGTGGTCAGATTGGCAAGGAATCAAGCCAAGAAATTGGGGAAATCATTGTGAAGACCATCCTAGATATCCTAGAAGGAAATGGACTTCATCTAGCCGTTCAAGGTTGTGAACATGTCAATCGGGCCCTCGTCGTTGAACGTCAGGTGGCAGAACAGTTTGGTCTGGAAATAGTTAGTGTCCTTCCTACTCTTCATGCAGGAGGTTCGGGTCAATTAGCAGCCTTCAAGTTTATGCAGGATCCAGTTGAGGTTGAATTTATCAAGGCTCATGCTGGATTGGATATCGGAGACACTGCAATTGGCATGCATGTCAAGCATGTTCAGGTTCCGATTCGCCCTCTTTTGAGAGAGATTGGGCATGCCCATGTAACGGCTCTTGCAAGTCGTCCAAAATTAATCGGAGGTGCGCGTGCGCATTATCCACAAGATTCTATTAGAAAGTCGTGA
- a CDS encoding DUF3042 family protein: MAKGFAKGLVTGVAGTVAAVAGAVYAFKKKVIEPEEQKAAFIEENRKKAARRRVSR, translated from the coding sequence ATGGCTAAAGGATTCGCTAAAGGTCTTGTAACAGGTGTCGCAGGAACTGTCGCTGCAGTTGCAGGTGCAGTATACGCATTTAAAAAGAAAGTGATCGAACCAGAAGAACAAAAAGCAGCTTTCATCGAAGAAAATCGTAAAAAAGCAGCTCGTCGTCGCGTATCACGTTAA
- a CDS encoding alpha/beta fold hydrolase → MKLVFLHGLGQSVDSWKEVRNLLIDYPSEAIELFPSGVSSYQKAKERIYQHLSEETEPFVLIGLSLGAALALELSSYDLPNLQALVLSGCPLKLAGNIPFYIQLLIFKLLPKRVFEKQGADKALMVSISEELKTLDLREIAKTCPYPTLLICGSKDKPNLSSMRSLHKLISESQFQIIPDGPHVLNKEKPKEFVEKTRSFLELLK, encoded by the coding sequence ATGAAACTGGTATTTTTACACGGTTTAGGGCAGTCAGTAGATAGTTGGAAAGAGGTTCGGAATCTACTGATAGATTATCCTTCTGAGGCTATCGAGTTATTTCCTTCTGGAGTTAGTAGCTATCAAAAAGCTAAGGAGCGCATTTATCAGCACTTGTCAGAGGAGACAGAACCTTTTGTCCTAATCGGTTTGTCCTTAGGAGCTGCACTTGCATTAGAGCTGTCAAGTTACGATTTGCCAAATCTTCAGGCCTTGGTTTTGTCAGGCTGTCCATTGAAACTAGCTGGCAATATCCCTTTTTACATTCAGTTGCTGATATTTAAATTGCTTCCCAAAAGGGTATTTGAAAAACAGGGGGCAGATAAGGCTCTTATGGTTAGTATTTCCGAAGAATTAAAAACACTTGATTTAAGGGAGATTGCAAAGACTTGCCCCTATCCAACCTTGCTAATTTGTGGTAGCAAAGATAAACCGAATCTTAGTTCTATGAGAAGTCTTCATAAACTAATATCAGAATCCCAATTTCAGATTATCCCTGACGGTCCTCATGTCTTGAATAAGGAAAAACCAAAGGAGTTTGTAGAAAAGACCAGAAGTTTCCTTGAATTGCTGAAATAA
- a CDS encoding thymidylate synthase: MTKADTIFKENIERILKEGVFSEQARPKYKDGTVANSKYVTGAFAEYDLAKGEFPITTLRPIAIKSAIKEVLWIYQDQSNSLEVLNSKYNVHYWNDWEVGDTGTIGERYGAVVKKHDIINKLLKQLEANPWNRRNIISLWDYQAFEETDGLLPCAFQTMFDVRRVDGEIYLDATLTQRSNDMLVAHHINAMQYVALQMMIAKHFGWKVGKFFYFINNLHIYDNQFEQAQELLRREPSDCQPRLVLNVPDGTNFFDIKAEDFELVDYDPVKPQLKFDLAI, from the coding sequence ATGACAAAAGCAGACACGATTTTTAAAGAGAATATTGAACGCATTCTAAAGGAAGGTGTTTTCTCAGAGCAGGCTCGTCCTAAGTACAAGGATGGAACAGTTGCCAACTCTAAGTATGTAACGGGTGCCTTTGCAGAGTATGACTTGGCTAAGGGGGAATTCCCCATCACAACCTTGCGTCCTATTGCTATCAAATCCGCCATCAAGGAAGTGCTCTGGATTTACCAAGACCAGTCTAATAGCCTAGAGGTTCTGAATAGCAAGTACAATGTTCACTACTGGAATGACTGGGAAGTGGGAGATACGGGAACTATTGGTGAGCGTTACGGGGCGGTCGTTAAGAAACACGACATTATCAATAAACTTCTCAAGCAGTTAGAAGCCAACCCTTGGAACCGCCGAAATATCATCTCACTTTGGGATTATCAGGCCTTTGAGGAAACAGATGGACTACTTCCATGTGCATTTCAAACTATGTTTGATGTCCGTCGAGTAGATGGAGAAATCTATCTGGATGCGACCTTGACCCAGCGTTCTAACGATATGCTAGTGGCCCACCACATCAATGCTATGCAGTATGTGGCTTTACAGATGATGATTGCCAAGCATTTCGGCTGGAAGGTTGGGAAATTCTTCTACTTTATCAACAATCTCCATATCTATGACAATCAATTTGAACAAGCTCAGGAATTGCTTCGTCGTGAACCGTCTGACTGCCAACCACGTTTGGTTTTGAATGTTCCTGATGGGACTAATTTCTTTGATATCAAAGCAGAAGATTTTGAATTGGTTGATTATGACCCTGTCAAGCCGCAGTTGAAGTTTGACCTAGCTATTTAA
- a CDS encoding excalibur calcium-binding domain-containing protein, giving the protein MNKRLFFKMSLATLPVLALFSQPVLAEEDIHFSSCQEAWANGYSDIHEGEPGYSAKLDRDHDGVACELKNAPKGAFKAKQATTAQSNTSSATTSGWVKQDGSWYYFDGNGNPVKNAWQGSYYLKSDGKMAQSEWIYDTSYQAWYYLKSDGSYAYSTWQGNYYLKSNGKMAQGEWIYDDSYQAWYYLKSDGSYTYSTWQGNYYLKSDGKMAKNERVDDGRYYVDASGLWKP; this is encoded by the coding sequence ATGAACAAACGTCTATTTTTTAAAATGAGTCTGGCAACCTTGCCAGTTTTAGCCTTGTTTTCACAGCCTGTGTTAGCAGAAGAAGACATTCATTTTTCTAGCTGTCAGGAAGCTTGGGCGAATGGCTATTCGGATATTCACGAGGGAGAACCTGGTTATTCTGCCAAGTTAGACCGAGATCATGATGGTGTGGCTTGCGAATTGAAGAATGCTCCTAAGGGTGCTTTCAAAGCAAAACAAGCAACTACGGCTCAAAGCAACACAAGTTCAGCAACAACAAGTGGATGGGTTAAGCAGGACGGTTCTTGGTACTACTTTGATGGAAATGGAAATCCAGTGAAAAATGCTTGGCAGGGAAGCTATTACCTGAAATCTGATGGTAAGATGGCACAGAGCGAATGGATTTATGATACTTCCTATCAAGCTTGGTATTATTTGAAATCAGATGGCTCTTATGCTTATAGTACATGGCAAGGAAATTACTATTTGAAATCAAACGGTAAAATGGCACAAGGTGAATGGATTTATGATGATTCTTATCAAGCTTGGTATTACTTGAAATCAGATGGTTCGTATACTTATAGTACATGGCAAGGAAATTACTATCTGAAATCAGATGGTAAAATGGCTAAGAATGAGCGAGTTGATGATGGACGTTACTACGTAGATGCTTCAGGTCTCTGGAAACCATAA
- the miaA gene encoding tRNA (adenosine(37)-N6)-dimethylallyltransferase MiaA, protein MKTKIIVIVGPTAVGKTALAIEVAKRFGGEVVSGDSQQVYRGLDIGTAKASPEEQAVVPHHLIDVREVTESYSAFDFVSEAKMAIEDIHSRGKLAIIAGGTGLYIQSLLEGYHLGGETPHEEILAYRASLEPYTDEELAHLVEQAGLEIPQFNRRRAMRALEIAHFGQDLENQETLYEPLIICLDDERSQLYERINHRVDLMFEAGLLDEAKWLFDHYPDVQAAKGIGYKELFPYFRGEQTLDEASESLKQATRRFAKRQLTWFRNRMQVTFYQIGESGVQDRIFSQIEEFLDD, encoded by the coding sequence ATGAAAACAAAAATAATTGTGATCGTTGGGCCAACTGCTGTTGGAAAAACGGCTCTTGCCATTGAAGTCGCCAAGCGCTTTGGTGGGGAAGTTGTGAGTGGCGATAGTCAGCAGGTTTACCGCGGTTTAGATATTGGGACGGCCAAGGCTAGTCCAGAAGAACAGGCAGTTGTTCCCCATCATTTAATCGATGTTAGAGAGGTAACCGAGTCTTACTCGGCTTTTGATTTTGTTTCAGAAGCTAAGATGGCGATTGAGGATATTCACAGCCGTGGCAAGCTAGCTATTATCGCTGGTGGAACTGGGCTTTATATCCAGAGCTTGTTAGAAGGCTACCATCTGGGTGGAGAGACCCCTCATGAGGAGATTTTAGCTTATCGGGCTAGTTTGGAGCCTTATACAGATGAGGAATTAGCCCATCTGGTGGAGCAAGCAGGCCTTGAGATTCCTCAGTTTAATCGTCGTCGTGCTATGCGCGCCTTGGAAATCGCCCATTTTGGTCAGGATTTGGAAAATCAAGAGACCTTATATGAACCATTGATTATCTGCTTGGATGATGAACGCAGTCAATTATATGAACGTATCAACCACCGAGTGGATCTGATGTTTGAGGCTGGGCTTTTGGATGAGGCCAAGTGGCTTTTTGATCATTACCCTGATGTGCAGGCTGCTAAAGGTATTGGCTATAAGGAACTCTTTCCTTATTTCCGTGGAGAGCAGACTCTGGATGAAGCTAGTGAGAGTCTCAAACAGGCTACCCGTCGTTTTGCCAAGCGTCAGTTGACTTGGTTCCGTAATCGCATGCAGGTCACCTTTTATCAGATTGGAGAATCTGGTGTACAAGACCGCATTTTTAGCCAGATAGAGGAGTTTTTAGATGATTGA
- the hflX gene encoding GTPase HflX: MIETEKKEERVLLIGVELQGMDNFDLSMEELASLAKTAGAVVVDSYRQKREKYDSKTFVGSGKLEEIALMVDAEEITTVIVNNRLTPRQNVNLEEVLGVKVIDRMQLILDIFAMRARSHEGKLQVHLAQLKYLLPRLVGQGIMLSRQAGGIGSRGPGESQLELNRRSVRNQITDIERQLKVVEKNRATVREKRLESSTFKIGLIGYTNAGKSTIMNTLTSKTQYEADELFATLDATTKSIHLGGNLQVTLTDTVGFIQDLPTELVSSFKSTLEESKHVDLLVHVIDASNPYHEEHEKTVLSIMKDLDMEDIPRLTLYNKADLVEDFTPTQTPYALISAKSEDSRENLQALFLEKIKDIFERFTLRVPFSKSYKIHDLESVAILEERDYQDDGEVITGYISEKNKWRLEEFYD, from the coding sequence ATGATTGAAACGGAGAAAAAAGAGGAACGCGTCCTGCTTATCGGTGTGGAATTGCAGGGCATGGACAATTTTGACCTCTCTATGGAAGAATTGGCCAGTCTAGCTAAGACAGCTGGGGCAGTCGTTGTCGATAGCTACAGACAAAAACGTGAAAAGTATGACTCCAAGACCTTCGTCGGCTCTGGTAAGTTGGAAGAAATTGCCCTCATGGTGGATGCAGAAGAGATTACCACTGTCATTGTCAACAACCGCTTGACTCCGCGACAAAATGTCAATCTAGAGGAAGTTCTGGGTGTCAAGGTCATTGACCGTATGCAGTTGATTCTGGATATCTTTGCTATGAGAGCTCGAAGTCATGAAGGCAAACTCCAAGTCCACCTAGCTCAACTCAAGTATCTCTTGCCTCGTTTGGTTGGTCAGGGGATTATGCTCAGCCGTCAGGCAGGGGGAATTGGTTCCCGTGGACCTGGTGAAAGCCAGCTGGAGCTGAACCGTCGTAGCGTTCGCAACCAAATTACAGACATCGAGCGCCAGCTCAAGGTGGTTGAGAAAAATCGGGCGACAGTCAGAGAAAAACGTCTGGAGTCAAGCACCTTTAAGATTGGTTTGATTGGTTACACTAATGCTGGGAAATCAACCATTATGAACACCTTGACCAGTAAGACCCAATATGAAGCGGATGAGCTCTTTGCGACGCTAGATGCGACAACCAAGAGTATCCATCTGGGTGGCAATCTCCAAGTGACTTTAACTGATACGGTTGGCTTTATCCAAGATTTGCCAACAGAGTTGGTGTCCAGTTTCAAGTCGACCTTGGAAGAAAGCAAGCATGTGGACCTTCTGGTTCATGTTATCGATGCCAGCAATCCTTACCACGAGGAGCATGAAAAAACAGTTCTGTCCATCATGAAAGACTTGGACATGGAAGATATTCCTCGCTTGACCCTTTATAATAAGGCAGATTTAGTGGAGGATTTCACGCCGACCCAAACGCCTTATGCCCTCATTTCTGCCAAGTCTGAGGATAGTCGTGAGAACTTGCAGGCTTTGTTTTTAGAGAAAATCAAGGATATTTTTGAGAGATTTACCCTGCGCGTGCCTTTTTCTAAGTCTTACAAGATTCATGATTTGGAAAGTGTTGCAATTCTGGAAGAGCGCGACTATCAAGATGACGGAGAAGTCATTACGGGCTACATTTCCGAGAAAAATAAATGGAGGTTAGAAGAATTTTATGACTGA
- a CDS encoding ROK family glucokinase produces the protein MSQKIIGIDLGGTSIKFAILTTAGEIQEKWSIKTNILDEGSHIVDDMIESIQHRLDLLGLAAADFQGIGMGSPGVVDREKGTVIGAYNLNWKTLQPIKEKIEKALGIPFFIDNDANVAALGERWMGAGDNQPDVVFMTLGTGVGGGIVADGKLLHGVAGAAGELGHITVDFDQPIACTCGKKGCLETVASATGIVNLTRRYADEYEGDAALKRLIDNGEEVTAKTVFDLAKEGDDLALIVYRNFSRYLGIACSNIGSILNPSTIVIGGGVSAAGEFLLQGVQKVYDENSFPQVRTSTKLALATLGNDAGVIGAASLVLQ, from the coding sequence ATGAGTCAAAAGATTATTGGGATTGACCTTGGTGGAACTTCTATCAAATTTGCAATCTTGACAACAGCAGGAGAAATCCAAGAAAAATGGTCTATCAAGACTAACATTTTGGATGAGGGAAGTCATATCGTTGATGATATGATTGAGTCTATTCAACATCGTTTGGACTTGCTTGGATTGGCAGCAGCAGACTTCCAAGGTATCGGAATGGGATCACCAGGTGTGGTTGACCGTGAAAAAGGGACTGTTATCGGTGCCTACAACTTGAACTGGAAAACCCTTCAACCAATCAAAGAGAAGATTGAAAAAGCCTTGGGTATTCCATTCTTCATCGATAATGATGCCAACGTGGCAGCTCTTGGTGAGCGTTGGATGGGGGCTGGTGATAACCAACCAGACGTTGTCTTTATGACACTCGGTACTGGTGTTGGTGGCGGTATCGTTGCAGATGGCAAATTGCTTCACGGTGTTGCTGGTGCAGCAGGGGAGCTTGGCCACATCACTGTTGACTTTGACCAACCAATCGCATGTACTTGCGGTAAGAAAGGTTGCCTTGAGACAGTTGCTTCAGCAACAGGGATTGTCAACTTGACTCGTCGTTATGCGGATGAATACGAAGGCGATGCAGCCTTGAAACGCTTGATTGATAATGGAGAAGAAGTAACCGCTAAGACTGTCTTTGACCTTGCAAAAGAAGGAGACGACCTTGCTTTGATTGTTTACCGTAACTTCTCACGTTACTTGGGAATCGCTTGTTCTAACATTGGATCAATCCTAAACCCATCAACAATCGTTATCGGTGGTGGTGTATCAGCTGCAGGAGAATTCCTTCTACAAGGTGTTCAAAAAGTCTATGACGAAAATAGCTTCCCACAAGTACGCACATCCACTAAATTAGCTCTTGCAACTCTAGGAAATGACGCTGGGGTTATCGGAGCAGCATCACTTGTATTGCAATAA
- the pabB gene encoding aminodeoxychorismate synthase component I, which produces MHRKTVIDFRALGERYIFTQPIKELKTRDLAEVADLLAQVESYQEQGYYVVGYVSYEAAPAFEERLAVHKAPLLGEYLLYFTVHDRVETSPIPLTYDEVDLPSNWQEVTSAEDYEKAIAQIHHHLRQGDIYQVNYTVQLKQNLSADPFAIYNRMVVEQEAGYNAYVEHDEMAVISMSPELFFEQNDRELTTRPMKGTTQRGVTDQEDLEQASWLEQDSKNRSENMMIVDLLRNDMNRISEVGSEHVERLCQVEQYSTVWQMTSTIKSRLRPDMDLVTIFRSLFPCGSITGAPKIATMEIIKDLEPQPRGVYCGTIGLLLPNGRRIFNVAIRTIQLHQRKAIYGVGGGITWDSTWESEYREVHQKAAVLYRKQARFQLITTGKISQKQLLFEEQHIERLRKASRYFAYPFDAEDLKQKIEGECQTCEANQDYRLRISLDKSGEIELSRQTLTPLSPSFCHAQLCLQEADLQQVFTYFKTTHRPHLSLGEQEIIYHNKSGELLETSIGNLILKISGKLYTPPIRLGILPGIYRQHLLEIGQVEEKVLTLKDLGQAEAAYGCNAVRGLYELSLEEN; this is translated from the coding sequence ATGCATAGAAAAACAGTGATTGATTTTAGGGCTTTGGGGGAGCGATACATCTTTACCCAGCCTATCAAAGAGTTAAAAACGAGAGATTTAGCAGAAGTGGCGGACTTGCTAGCACAAGTGGAAAGCTACCAAGAGCAGGGCTACTATGTGGTGGGCTATGTCAGCTATGAGGCTGCACCTGCTTTTGAGGAGAGATTAGCAGTTCATAAGGCTCCTCTACTGGGAGAGTACCTGCTTTATTTTACAGTTCATGATAGGGTAGAAACATCCCCTATTCCTCTGACTTATGATGAGGTTGATTTGCCTTCAAATTGGCAGGAAGTGACGTCTGCAGAGGATTATGAAAAGGCGATTGCTCAGATTCACCATCATTTGCGGCAGGGTGACATCTATCAGGTCAACTACACTGTCCAACTTAAACAGAACTTGAGTGCCGATCCTTTTGCCATCTACAATCGTATGGTAGTAGAGCAGGAGGCGGGCTACAATGCCTATGTTGAACATGATGAAATGGCAGTGATTTCCATGAGCCCAGAGCTCTTTTTTGAGCAAAATGACCGCGAGTTGACAACGCGACCAATGAAGGGAACGACTCAGCGTGGGGTAACTGACCAAGAAGATCTTGAACAGGCCAGTTGGTTGGAGCAGGATTCTAAAAATCGCTCTGAAAATATGATGATTGTGGACCTCTTGCGCAATGACATGAACCGTATTTCTGAAGTGGGCAGTGAGCATGTTGAGCGTCTGTGTCAGGTAGAACAGTATTCAACCGTTTGGCAGATGACTTCGACTATCAAGAGTCGGTTGCGACCAGATATGGACTTGGTTACCATTTTTCGTTCTCTCTTTCCTTGTGGTTCCATAACGGGCGCACCGAAAATTGCGACTATGGAAATCATTAAGGACTTGGAGCCACAACCAAGAGGAGTATACTGCGGAACGATTGGTCTCTTGCTTCCAAATGGGCGCCGGATTTTCAATGTTGCCATTCGGACCATTCAACTGCATCAAAGGAAAGCCATCTATGGAGTGGGTGGTGGCATTACTTGGGATAGCACTTGGGAATCTGAATATCGAGAGGTTCATCAAAAGGCGGCAGTCCTTTATCGTAAACAAGCTCGCTTCCAACTGATTACAACTGGGAAAATCAGCCAAAAACAACTGCTGTTTGAAGAGCAACATATAGAAAGACTGAGAAAGGCAAGTCGATATTTTGCATATCCTTTTGATGCAGAAGACTTGAAACAAAAGATAGAGGGAGAGTGTCAGACTTGTGAAGCTAATCAAGATTATCGTCTACGAATCAGTCTCGACAAGTCTGGAGAGATAGAACTCAGTCGCCAAACCTTAACACCTCTTAGTCCTAGCTTCTGTCATGCTCAACTTTGTCTGCAAGAAGCGGATTTACAGCAAGTATTTACCTATTTTAAAACGACTCATAGACCACATTTGAGCCTAGGGGAACAAGAGATCATTTACCACAATAAGTCTGGAGAACTTCTTGAAACCTCTATTGGTAATTTGATCTTGAAAATTTCTGGGAAACTCTACACACCGCCTATCCGACTGGGAATCTTACCAGGAATTTATCGTCAGCATTTACTAGAAATAGGACAAGTAGAAGAGAAAGTCTTGACCTTAAAAGACTTGGGCCAAGCAGAAGCTGCTTACGGCTGTAATGCAGTGAGAGGCTTGTATGAATTAAGCCTAGAGGAGAACTAG